The proteins below come from a single Bactrocera dorsalis isolate Fly_Bdor chromosome 5, ASM2337382v1, whole genome shotgun sequence genomic window:
- the LOC125778759 gene encoding cuticle protein LPCP-23-like isoform X5 — MFKLFAVCFLALFAVAFGAAKPGVLAAPLAYSAPLAAAPVAAAYAAPVAAAYSAPLAYTAGYAGYVAPYASSYSAHSIAHSAAFPAAYAAAPIVAAPAPVVAAAPAVAVLRK; from the exons atgtTCAAGTTG TTCGCAGTCTGCTTCTTGGCTCTCTTCGCTGTTGCCTTCGGTGCTGCTAAACCCGGTGTCTTGGCTGCTCCACTGGCTTACTCCGCTCCTTTAGCCGCTGCTCCCGTTGCTGCTGCCTATGCTGCTCCAGTCGCCGCTGCTTACTCCGCTCCCCTCGCCTACACCGCAGGATATGCTGGTTACGTCGCTCCCTACGCCAGCAGCTACTCCGCTCACTCGATTGCCCACTCCGCCGCTTTCCCAGCTGCCTACGCCGCCGCTCCAATTGTCGCCGCTCCAGCACCAGTGGTCGCTGCTGCTCCAGCTGTCGCCGTGTTGCGCAAATAA
- the LOC125778759 gene encoding cuticle protein LPCP-23-like isoform X7, translating into MFKLFAVCFLALFAVAFGAAKPGVLAAPLAYSAPLAAAPVAAAYAAPVAAAYSAPLAYTAGYAGYVAPYASSYSAHSIAHSAAFPAAYAAAPIVAAPAPVVAAAPAVAVLRK; encoded by the coding sequence TTCGCAGTCTGCTTCTTGGCTCTCTTCGCTGTTGCCTTCGGTGCTGCTAAACCCGGTGTCTTGGCTGCTCCACTGGCTTACTCCGCTCCTTTAGCCGCTGCTCCCGTTGCTGCTGCCTATGCTGCTCCAGTCGCCGCTGCTTACTCCGCTCCCCTCGCCTACACCGCAGGATATGCTGGTTACGTCGCTCCCTACGCCAGCAGCTACTCCGCTCACTCGATTGCCCACTCCGCCGCTTTCCCAGCTGCCTACGCCGCCGCTCCAATTGTCGCCGCTCCAGCACCAGTGGTCGCTGCTGCTCCAGCTGTCGCCGTGTTGCGCAAATAA